In Alphaproteobacteria bacterium, a genomic segment contains:
- the raiA gene encoding ribosome-associated translation inhibitor RaiA: MAFRVSGKNIAIGEALRQRVSARIGEALEKYFDGGYSGHVTIGKDGFGFRTECALHLDSGMTLEAKAVAADAYASADQAATRIEKRLRRYKRRLKDHPSRRDEVTGAAPSDGVVVPPESEAPAVAVNPAIVAESMTALKRLSVGDAVRELDLTGAAAVVFRHAGHGRVNLVYRRPDGHIGWVDPPALSAAGAH, encoded by the coding sequence ATGGCGTTTCGGGTGTCGGGAAAGAACATCGCCATTGGCGAGGCCCTGCGCCAACGAGTGAGCGCACGGATTGGCGAAGCGTTGGAGAAATATTTCGACGGGGGCTATTCTGGGCACGTGACGATCGGCAAGGACGGATTTGGATTTCGTACCGAATGCGCCTTGCATCTTGATTCCGGGATGACTCTCGAAGCCAAGGCGGTCGCTGCCGATGCTTATGCGAGCGCCGACCAGGCCGCGACGCGCATCGAGAAACGGTTGCGGCGCTACAAGCGACGCCTCAAAGATCATCCGAGCCGTCGCGACGAAGTGACGGGTGCAGCGCCGAGCGACGGGGTCGTGGTGCCCCCTGAGAGCGAAGCGCCGGCCGTCGCCGTCAATCCCGCGATCGTCGCCGAATCGATGACCGCGCTCAAACGACTCTCGGTCGGCGACGCGGTTCGGGAACTCGACCTGACCGGCGCGGCCGCGGTGGTGTTCCGGCACGCCGGACATGGGCGTGTCAATCTGGTCTATCGCCGGCCGGACGGGCATATTGGCTGGGTCGATCCACCGGCGCTTTCCGCCGCGGGCGCCCATTGA